One genomic window of Mycteria americana isolate JAX WOST 10 ecotype Jacksonville Zoo and Gardens chromosome Z, USCA_MyAme_1.0, whole genome shotgun sequence includes the following:
- the ATG12 gene encoding ubiquitin-like protein ATG12 produces MAEAEEQSPVSPQSEGRSEGGEEAPEGGAAAAAADPAPPPAGSPGTEEPAGDTKKKIDILLKAVGDTPIMKTKKWAVERTRTIQGLVDFIKKFLKLMASEQLFIYVNQSFAPSPDQEVGTLYECFGSDGKLVLHYCKTQAWG; encoded by the exons ATGGCGGAAGCGGAGGAGCAGTCGCCGGTCTCGCCTCAGAGCGAGGGCCGAAGCGAGGGCGGGGAGGAAGCCCCGGAAGgcggagcggcagcggcggctgccGACCCGGCCCCTCCTCCGGCCGGCTCGCCGGGCACCGAGGAGCCTGCCGGCGACacgaaaaagaaaa TTGACATCCTGCTGAAGGCCGTGGGCGACACCCCCATCATGAAGACCAAGAAGTGGGCCGTGGAGCGGACCCGCACCATCCAGGGCCTCGTTGACTTCATCAAGAAGTTCCTCAAGCTGATGGCCTCCGAGCAGCTG ttcatATATGTAAACCAGTCTTTTGCTCCATCTCCAGACCAAGAAGTTGGGACCCTTTATGAG tgttttgGAAGTGATGGCAAGCTTGTACTGCATTATTGCAAAACTCAGGCATGGGGATGA
- the CDO1 gene encoding cysteine dioxygenase type 1, translated as MEQPAMMEQPVQTETWKARTLEELVRILHRIFAEDKVSVEEVQALMESYESNPEEWLQYAKFDQYRYTRNLVDNGNGKFNLMILCWGEGHGSSIHDHTDSHCFMKILQGNLKETLFEWPEKKGNGEMTKKSERVLRENQCAYINDSIGLHRVENISHTESAVSLHLYSPPFDSCNTFDQRTGHKHKVKMTFYSQFGERTLCATAVPQENN; from the exons ATGGAGCAACCGGCGATGATGGAGCAGCCGGTGCAGACGGAGACGTGGAAGGCGCGGACCCTGGAGGAGCTGGTCCGCATCCTGCATCGGATATTCGCCGAGGACAAGGTCAGCGTGGAGGAGGTGCAGGCGCTGATGGAGTCGTACGAGAGCAACCCCGAGGAGTGGCTGCAGTACGCCAAATTCGACCAGTACAG GTATACAAGAAATCTTGTGGACAATGGAAATGGAAAGTTCAACTTGATGATCTTGTGCTGGGGTGAAGGGCATGGCAG CAGCATCCATGATCACACTGACTCACACTGCTTTATGAAGATCCTCCAGGGAAATCTAAAGGAGACCCTGTTTGAATGGCCTGAGAAAAAAGGGAACGGTGAAATGACTAAGAAATCAGAACGAGTTTTGAGGGAAAATCAATGTGCCTACATTAATG ACTCCATTGGCCTGCACCGTGTGGAGAACATAAGCCACACAGAGTCTGCCGTTAGCCTGCATTTGTACAGCCCACCCTTCGACAGCTGTAACACCTTTGATCAGAGGACTGGACACAAGCACAAAGTCAAGATGACCTTCTACAGCCAGTTTGGAGAAAGGACTCTCTGT GCAACAGCAGTGCCGCAGGAGAACAACTGA